In Salvelinus namaycush isolate Seneca chromosome 17, SaNama_1.0, whole genome shotgun sequence, one genomic interval encodes:
- the LOC120062490 gene encoding histone RNA hairpin-binding protein isoform X2, producing the protein MSFRHKSRRTDAEYNGDENRNRGPSRWSNCRKRGADGSMRSNEDLDSTGTSDLKINANHRPVSFTTPESEGPVPRCADWGSEVETDERRSSVRRDMQRRRILTSDFGPRERKNSSGSSESRDSPVPGEVMEEDEEVLMRRQKQITYGKNTLAYDRYIKEVPKHLRQPGVHPKTPNKFKKYSRRSWDQQIKLWKVKIHAWDPPALEGSELQAIEEVDLDDVMDIELDFPELDSDSSAQPLKVSKASSSQPDSCQGTPSKMMKIDASVDLDMA; encoded by the exons ATGTCTTTTCGCCACAAATCCAGACGCACCGATGCTGAATATAACGGAGATGAAAATAG GAATAGGGGCCCTTCAAGGTGGTCCAACTGCCGGAAACGGGGAGCTGATGGCAGTATGAGATCAAATGAGGACTTGGACTCGACGGGTACCAGTGATCTGAAGATTAACGCTAACCACAGACCTGTTAG TTTTACCACTCCTGAAAGTGAAGGTCCAGTTCCTAGATGCGCGGATTGGGGGAGTGAAGTGGAGACTGACGAAAGGCGCTCAAGTGTCCGTCGTGATATGCAACG GCGGAGGATACTAACATCAGATTTTGGTCCAAGGGAACGAAAGAACTCTTCTGGAAG CTCAGAGTCCAGAGACTCTCCTGTCCCTGGTGAGGTCATGGAGGAGGACGAGGAAGTCCTGATGAGGAGGCAGAAACAGATCACCTACGGGAAGAACACACTCGCCTACGACAGATACATCAAGGAAGTACCCAA GCACTTGAGGCAGCCGGGAGTTCATCCTAAGACTCCCAACAAGTTTAAGAAGTACAGCCGGCGCTCATGGGACCAGCAGATTAAGCTGTGGAAGGTGAAGATTCACGCGTGGGATCCCCCAGCCCTGGAAGGCAGTGAGCTGCAGGCCAT AGAGGAGGTTGACTTGGACGATGTCATGGATATTGAGCTGGACTTCCCTGAGCTGGATTCAGACTCGAGCGCACAGCCTCTTAAAGTCAGCAAGGCCTCTTCGTCTCAACCA GACTCTTGCCAAGGAACTCCCAGCAAGATGATGAAAATAGATGCATCAGTTGATCTTGACATGGCCTAA
- the ccdc142 gene encoding uncharacterized protein ccdc142 isoform X2, whose protein sequence is MAQILCTHQETQNGTALEIEGQGGLDKAGDKTETSLVNENPEPFSSEDEQKRLIALSDDDFLSKDKLDASWSQSCPFTKSLQKAEALLRTRFNPSLRWLLRQKSDDMWEFENRDTFVACQNLTSQSSSRLQRLDQGMLGLSPQCQVLRGPRTGQLQSCVRGLATEGSFYHHPPAATLSQHYGQLQYLLEQRAQLLFLHEYARRTRVTAVYVDKLTSLLERELGLLMDRSRVLERPNSAWSFGMGGLCQELRIHVSHWDALCAKAQSDVWLRTVLFQRTETLAVMRRTLRVLGLQALVLMERCIYTALSALASAQLARVPRDALEDLLAGAEVFNQVLEEQRFQHRGSRWRTQTLQLSDWPGLSSRQPTRRGSLPAPFPVVELMRILAEHRGQIAAEQLYQWASQQSFLHSQVLHTGAPAPTWEKLKLLFPLLSALHPSEPSPDGLTLENLPGPSSDESRLGKPCPCSSDLPFTAFIRQDRKSLEILFQALVSSTDLLAPHIPNRPRPEWTNTPEHSPRCCEGESSPTDEARQEIKRPKSVQSGACVELFGHYRTMLWREFGKAVIQRFHQPPKRDPLGSVNQWNDQMVFQLVMWLNHGCRGVMCASLGSGLKDNCLPGVERENCMVMTCTMERLLQLSPPLLTVLQCLQTSAHLVQGDSNARTMRSLHIGTLSRAVASVRSSTFWVMRKAYQFLSSWSLNKFLLVTLGDLKVLRASVVRLLQHVEALSVNENHHLKLLAAQLTQGVTDLQVFSELVLRIFSMDCKRMSEEIFLQTMPSAKHWRVNYKTEFPSSPSDYAATAAQSVIGQVLEGVQALPEEARIPALTEAMTAFMEAWMEHILKQKIKFSIQGALQLKQDFDLIRNLIRSEEYSLSEEIHQRLLSLRVFHQVDNAIVCLLQQPMAKPYMPSRGWEPFRRCCPSSANMVDQSSSSLNNFESMDLQSACQKALAQAEGSMSPELLASTPQESYLAVAQQEWLDLRIHNGNRRKLPGLQCLTRSEP, encoded by the exons ATGGCTCAGATTTTATGCACCCACCAGGAAACCCAGAATGGGACCGCTTTGGAAATAGAGGGGCAGGGAGGTTTGGACAAGGCAGGAG ATAAAACAGAGACATCCCTTGTGAATGAGAACCCAGAACCCTTTTCTTCTGAAGATGAACAG AAGAGACTAATTGCTTTGTCAGATGATGACTTTCTTTCAAAGGACAAGCTTGATG CTTCTTGGTCCCAGAGTTGCCCCTTCACCAAGTCTCTGCAGAAGGCGGAGGCCCTGCTGAGGACTCGCTTCAACCCCAGCCTGAGGTGGCTACTGAGGCAGAAAAGTGATGATATGTGGGAATTTGAGAACCGGGATACCTTTGTAGCGTGCCAGAACCTCACTTCTCAGTCGTCTAGCAGGCTGCAGCGGCTAGACCAGGGCATGCTGGGTCTCAGTCCACAGTGCCAAGTGTTGCGGGGGCCACGGACAGGCCAGCTGCAGAGTTGCGTCAGGGGACTCGCTACAGAGGGAAGTTTCTACCACCACCCTCCAGCCGCTACCCTCAGCCAGCACTATGGGCAGCTGCAGTACCTACTGGAACAGCGGGCTCAGCTCCTTTTCCTCCATGAGTATGCCCGGCGCACCAGAGTCACCGCTGTGTATGTTGACAAACTGACTAGCCTGCTGGAGCGGGAGCTAGGTTTGTTGATGGACAGGAGTCGAGTCCTGGAGCGACCAAACTCTGCCTGGAGCTTTGGGATGGGAGGCCTGTGCCAGGAACTACGTATCCACGTGAGCCATTGGGATGCTCTATGTGCCAAAGCCCAGTCTGACGTCTGGCTGAGAACTGTTCTGTTCCAGAGGACAGAGACCCTTGCTGTCATGCGGCGGACACTGAGAGTGCTGGGACTTCAGGCCCTGGTTCTGATGGAACGTTGTATCTATACAGCCCTCTCCGCTCTGGCCTCAGCTCAGCTGGCCAGGGTGCCTAGAGATGCCTTAGAGGACCTGCTGGCTGGGGCAGAGGTCTTTAACCAGGTACTGGAGGAGCAGAGATTCCAGCATAGAGGCTCGCGGTGGAGAACTCAGACCCTGCAGCTGTCTGACTGGCCTGGGCTGTCTAGTAGGCAGCCCACCCGGAGGGGTAGCCTTCCTGCACCGTTCCCAGTGGTTGAACTGATGAGGATATTGGCAGAGCACAGGGGGCAGATCGCGGCAGAGCAGCTGTACCAATGGGCTTCCCAACAGAGCTTCCTCCACTCCCAGGTCCTGCACACTGGAGCCCCAGCCCCTACGTGGGAGAAATTAAAACTGTTATTCCCGCTGCTTTCCGCTCTACACCCCTCAGAGCCCAGTCCTGATGGGCTCACACTGGAGAACCTCCCTGGGCCCTCTTCAGATGAATCCAGGTTGGGAAagccctgtccctgctcctctGATCTCCCCTTTACAGCCTTCATCCGTCAGGACCGAAAGTCTCTAGAAATTCTCTTCCAGGCCCTGGTGTCCTCCACAGACCTGCTGGCTCCACACATCCCCAACAGACCCAGGCCGGAGTGGACCAACACCCCAGAACATTCTCCCAGGTGCTGTGAGGGAGAGTCCTCACCCACAGATGAGGCCAGGCAGGAGATAAAGAGACCCAAGTCAGTCCAGTCTGGGGCCTGTGTGGAGCTCTTTGGTCATTACAGGACAATGCTGTGGAGGGAGTTTGGCAAAGCCGTCATCCAGCGCTTCCACCAGCCACCAAAGAGAGACCCTTTGGGCAGTGTTAACCAGTGGAACGACCAGATGGTTTTCCAGCTTGTGATGTGGCTCAACCATGGCTGTAGAGGAG TGATGTGTGCATCACTGGGCTCAGGACTGAAAGATAATTGTCTTCCAGGAGTTGAGCGTGAGAACTGCATGGTGATGACATGTACCATGGAAAGACTCCTGCAGCTGTCCCCTCCACTCCTCACAGTGCTGCAGTGTCTTCAAACTTCAGCCCACCTGGTCCAAG GTGACAGTAATGCTCGGACTATGAGGTCCCTTCACATAGGAACGCTGAGCAGAGCGGTGGCATCCGTCCGATCCTCTACCTTCTGGGTCATGAGAAAGGCCTACCAGTTCCTTTCCTCCTGGTCCCTCAACAAGTTCCTGCTCGTCACCCTAGGAGACCTCAAG GTGCTGAGAGCATCAGTGGTGAGGCTACTGCAGCATGTGGAGGCCCTGAGTGTGAATGAAAATCATCATCTCAAGCTGCTGGCTGCACAGCTTACTCAGGGTGTCACAGATCTACAG GTATTCTCTGAACTGGTGCTCAGAATCTTCTCCATGGACTGTAAGAGGATGTCTGAGGAGATCTTTTTGCAGACCATGCCCTCAGCAAAGCACTGGAGAGTGAACTATAAAACAG AGTTCCCCAGCAGCCCTAGTGATTACGCTGCTACTGCAGCTCAGAGTGTAATAGGACAGGTACTGGAGGGGGTGCAGGCCCTGCCTGAGGAGGCTCGGATCCCCGCCCTGACAGaggccatgacagcctttatggAGGCCTGGATGGAGCACATCCTCAAGCAGAAGATCAAGTTCAG tatccAGGGGGCTCTACAGCTGAAGCAAGACTTTGACCTGATCCGGAACCTGATACGCTCGGAGGAATACAGCCTGTCAGAGGAGATCCACCAGAGGCTGCTCTCCCTCCGGGTCTTCCACCAGGTGGACAACGCCATCGTGTGCCTGCTGCAGCAGCCCATGGCCAAGCCCTACATGCCTTCGCGGGGCTGGGAGCCCTTCAGACGCTGCT GTCCAAGTAGTGCCAATATGGTGGACCAATCGTCTAGCAGTCTGAATAACTTTGAGAGCATGGACCTCCAGTCTGCATGTCAAAAGGCCCTGGCCCAGGCAGAGGGCTCTATGAGCCCTGAGCTGCTGGCCTCCACCCCGCAGGAGTCCTACCTGGCCGTGGCACAGCAAGAGTGGCTGGACCTGCGCATACACAATGGAAACCGCAGGAAGCTCCCTGGGCTGCAGTGCCTGACAAGGTCAGAGCCCTAA
- the ccdc142 gene encoding uncharacterized protein ccdc142 isoform X1 produces the protein MAQILCTHQETQNGTALEIEGQGGLDKAGDKTETSLVNENPEPFSSEDEQKRLIALSDDDFLSKDKLDASWSQSCPFTKSLQKAEALLRTRFNPSLRWLLRQKSDDMWEFENRDTFVACQNLTSQSSSRLQRLDQGMLGLSPQCQVLRGPRTGQLQSCVRGLATEGSFYHHPPAATLSQHYGQLQYLLEQRAQLLFLHEYARRTRVTAVYVDKLTSLLERELGLLMDRSRVLERPNSAWSFGMGGLCQELRIHVSHWDALCAKAQSDVWLRTVLFQRTETLAVMRRTLRVLGLQALVLMERCIYTALSALASAQLARVPRDALEDLLAGAEVFNQVLEEQRFQHRGSRWRTQTLQLSDWPGLSSRQPTRRGSLPAPFPVVELMRILAEHRGQIAAEQLYQWASQQSFLHSQVLHTGAPAPTWEKLKLLFPLLSALHPSEPSPDGLTLENLPGPSSDESRLGKPCPCSSDLPFTAFIRQDRKSLEILFQALVSSTDLLAPHIPNRPRPEWTNTPEHSPRCCEGESSPTDEARQEIKRPKSVQSGACVELFGHYRTMLWREFGKAVIQRFHQPPKRDPLGSVNQWNDQMVFQLVMWLNHGCRGELIPEECRGVVDDFSLQLLSNTAFRHWDEVMCASLGSGLKDNCLPGVERENCMVMTCTMERLLQLSPPLLTVLQCLQTSAHLVQGDSNARTMRSLHIGTLSRAVASVRSSTFWVMRKAYQFLSSWSLNKFLLVTLGDLKVLRASVVRLLQHVEALSVNENHHLKLLAAQLTQGVTDLQVFSELVLRIFSMDCKRMSEEIFLQTMPSAKHWRVNYKTEFPSSPSDYAATAAQSVIGQVLEGVQALPEEARIPALTEAMTAFMEAWMEHILKQKIKFSIQGALQLKQDFDLIRNLIRSEEYSLSEEIHQRLLSLRVFHQVDNAIVCLLQQPMAKPYMPSRGWEPFRRCCPSSANMVDQSSSSLNNFESMDLQSACQKALAQAEGSMSPELLASTPQESYLAVAQQEWLDLRIHNGNRRKLPGLQCLTRSEP, from the exons ATGGCTCAGATTTTATGCACCCACCAGGAAACCCAGAATGGGACCGCTTTGGAAATAGAGGGGCAGGGAGGTTTGGACAAGGCAGGAG ATAAAACAGAGACATCCCTTGTGAATGAGAACCCAGAACCCTTTTCTTCTGAAGATGAACAG AAGAGACTAATTGCTTTGTCAGATGATGACTTTCTTTCAAAGGACAAGCTTGATG CTTCTTGGTCCCAGAGTTGCCCCTTCACCAAGTCTCTGCAGAAGGCGGAGGCCCTGCTGAGGACTCGCTTCAACCCCAGCCTGAGGTGGCTACTGAGGCAGAAAAGTGATGATATGTGGGAATTTGAGAACCGGGATACCTTTGTAGCGTGCCAGAACCTCACTTCTCAGTCGTCTAGCAGGCTGCAGCGGCTAGACCAGGGCATGCTGGGTCTCAGTCCACAGTGCCAAGTGTTGCGGGGGCCACGGACAGGCCAGCTGCAGAGTTGCGTCAGGGGACTCGCTACAGAGGGAAGTTTCTACCACCACCCTCCAGCCGCTACCCTCAGCCAGCACTATGGGCAGCTGCAGTACCTACTGGAACAGCGGGCTCAGCTCCTTTTCCTCCATGAGTATGCCCGGCGCACCAGAGTCACCGCTGTGTATGTTGACAAACTGACTAGCCTGCTGGAGCGGGAGCTAGGTTTGTTGATGGACAGGAGTCGAGTCCTGGAGCGACCAAACTCTGCCTGGAGCTTTGGGATGGGAGGCCTGTGCCAGGAACTACGTATCCACGTGAGCCATTGGGATGCTCTATGTGCCAAAGCCCAGTCTGACGTCTGGCTGAGAACTGTTCTGTTCCAGAGGACAGAGACCCTTGCTGTCATGCGGCGGACACTGAGAGTGCTGGGACTTCAGGCCCTGGTTCTGATGGAACGTTGTATCTATACAGCCCTCTCCGCTCTGGCCTCAGCTCAGCTGGCCAGGGTGCCTAGAGATGCCTTAGAGGACCTGCTGGCTGGGGCAGAGGTCTTTAACCAGGTACTGGAGGAGCAGAGATTCCAGCATAGAGGCTCGCGGTGGAGAACTCAGACCCTGCAGCTGTCTGACTGGCCTGGGCTGTCTAGTAGGCAGCCCACCCGGAGGGGTAGCCTTCCTGCACCGTTCCCAGTGGTTGAACTGATGAGGATATTGGCAGAGCACAGGGGGCAGATCGCGGCAGAGCAGCTGTACCAATGGGCTTCCCAACAGAGCTTCCTCCACTCCCAGGTCCTGCACACTGGAGCCCCAGCCCCTACGTGGGAGAAATTAAAACTGTTATTCCCGCTGCTTTCCGCTCTACACCCCTCAGAGCCCAGTCCTGATGGGCTCACACTGGAGAACCTCCCTGGGCCCTCTTCAGATGAATCCAGGTTGGGAAagccctgtccctgctcctctGATCTCCCCTTTACAGCCTTCATCCGTCAGGACCGAAAGTCTCTAGAAATTCTCTTCCAGGCCCTGGTGTCCTCCACAGACCTGCTGGCTCCACACATCCCCAACAGACCCAGGCCGGAGTGGACCAACACCCCAGAACATTCTCCCAGGTGCTGTGAGGGAGAGTCCTCACCCACAGATGAGGCCAGGCAGGAGATAAAGAGACCCAAGTCAGTCCAGTCTGGGGCCTGTGTGGAGCTCTTTGGTCATTACAGGACAATGCTGTGGAGGGAGTTTGGCAAAGCCGTCATCCAGCGCTTCCACCAGCCACCAAAGAGAGACCCTTTGGGCAGTGTTAACCAGTGGAACGACCAGATGGTTTTCCAGCTTGTGATGTGGCTCAACCATGGCTGTAGAGGAG AGCTCATCCctgaggagtgtagaggagtggtTGATGACTTCAGCTTACAGCTCCTGTCCAACACTGCTTTTAGGCACTGGGACGAGG TGATGTGTGCATCACTGGGCTCAGGACTGAAAGATAATTGTCTTCCAGGAGTTGAGCGTGAGAACTGCATGGTGATGACATGTACCATGGAAAGACTCCTGCAGCTGTCCCCTCCACTCCTCACAGTGCTGCAGTGTCTTCAAACTTCAGCCCACCTGGTCCAAG GTGACAGTAATGCTCGGACTATGAGGTCCCTTCACATAGGAACGCTGAGCAGAGCGGTGGCATCCGTCCGATCCTCTACCTTCTGGGTCATGAGAAAGGCCTACCAGTTCCTTTCCTCCTGGTCCCTCAACAAGTTCCTGCTCGTCACCCTAGGAGACCTCAAG GTGCTGAGAGCATCAGTGGTGAGGCTACTGCAGCATGTGGAGGCCCTGAGTGTGAATGAAAATCATCATCTCAAGCTGCTGGCTGCACAGCTTACTCAGGGTGTCACAGATCTACAG GTATTCTCTGAACTGGTGCTCAGAATCTTCTCCATGGACTGTAAGAGGATGTCTGAGGAGATCTTTTTGCAGACCATGCCCTCAGCAAAGCACTGGAGAGTGAACTATAAAACAG AGTTCCCCAGCAGCCCTAGTGATTACGCTGCTACTGCAGCTCAGAGTGTAATAGGACAGGTACTGGAGGGGGTGCAGGCCCTGCCTGAGGAGGCTCGGATCCCCGCCCTGACAGaggccatgacagcctttatggAGGCCTGGATGGAGCACATCCTCAAGCAGAAGATCAAGTTCAG tatccAGGGGGCTCTACAGCTGAAGCAAGACTTTGACCTGATCCGGAACCTGATACGCTCGGAGGAATACAGCCTGTCAGAGGAGATCCACCAGAGGCTGCTCTCCCTCCGGGTCTTCCACCAGGTGGACAACGCCATCGTGTGCCTGCTGCAGCAGCCCATGGCCAAGCCCTACATGCCTTCGCGGGGCTGGGAGCCCTTCAGACGCTGCT GTCCAAGTAGTGCCAATATGGTGGACCAATCGTCTAGCAGTCTGAATAACTTTGAGAGCATGGACCTCCAGTCTGCATGTCAAAAGGCCCTGGCCCAGGCAGAGGGCTCTATGAGCCCTGAGCTGCTGGCCTCCACCCCGCAGGAGTCCTACCTGGCCGTGGCACAGCAAGAGTGGCTGGACCTGCGCATACACAATGGAAACCGCAGGAAGCTCCCTGGGCTGCAGTGCCTGACAAGGTCAGAGCCCTAA
- the LOC120062490 gene encoding histone RNA hairpin-binding protein isoform X1, with product MSFRHKSRRTDAEYNGDENRNRGPSRWSNCRKRGADGSMRSNEDLDSTGTSDLKINANHRPVSFTTPESEGPVPRCADWGSEVETDERRSSVRRDMQRYRRRILTSDFGPRERKNSSGSSESRDSPVPGEVMEEDEEVLMRRQKQITYGKNTLAYDRYIKEVPKHLRQPGVHPKTPNKFKKYSRRSWDQQIKLWKVKIHAWDPPALEGSELQAIEEVDLDDVMDIELDFPELDSDSSAQPLKVSKASSSQPDSCQGTPSKMMKIDASVDLDMA from the exons ATGTCTTTTCGCCACAAATCCAGACGCACCGATGCTGAATATAACGGAGATGAAAATAG GAATAGGGGCCCTTCAAGGTGGTCCAACTGCCGGAAACGGGGAGCTGATGGCAGTATGAGATCAAATGAGGACTTGGACTCGACGGGTACCAGTGATCTGAAGATTAACGCTAACCACAGACCTGTTAG TTTTACCACTCCTGAAAGTGAAGGTCCAGTTCCTAGATGCGCGGATTGGGGGAGTGAAGTGGAGACTGACGAAAGGCGCTCAAGTGTCCGTCGTGATATGCAACG TTACAGGCGGAGGATACTAACATCAGATTTTGGTCCAAGGGAACGAAAGAACTCTTCTGGAAG CTCAGAGTCCAGAGACTCTCCTGTCCCTGGTGAGGTCATGGAGGAGGACGAGGAAGTCCTGATGAGGAGGCAGAAACAGATCACCTACGGGAAGAACACACTCGCCTACGACAGATACATCAAGGAAGTACCCAA GCACTTGAGGCAGCCGGGAGTTCATCCTAAGACTCCCAACAAGTTTAAGAAGTACAGCCGGCGCTCATGGGACCAGCAGATTAAGCTGTGGAAGGTGAAGATTCACGCGTGGGATCCCCCAGCCCTGGAAGGCAGTGAGCTGCAGGCCAT AGAGGAGGTTGACTTGGACGATGTCATGGATATTGAGCTGGACTTCCCTGAGCTGGATTCAGACTCGAGCGCACAGCCTCTTAAAGTCAGCAAGGCCTCTTCGTCTCAACCA GACTCTTGCCAAGGAACTCCCAGCAAGATGATGAAAATAGATGCATCAGTTGATCTTGACATGGCCTAA